Proteins encoded in a region of the Nocardia asteroides genome:
- the sufC gene encoding Fe-S cluster assembly ATPase SufC, whose amino-acid sequence MTTLEIKDLHVEVANPDESGEPIKILKGVNLTVRSGETHAIMGPNGSGKSTLSYAIAGHPKYTVTSGSITLDGEDVLAMSVDERARAGLFLAMQYPVEVPGVSMSNFLRTAATAVRGEAPKLRHWVKEVKESMSELEIDAAFAERSVNEGFSGGEKKRHEILQLGLLKPKIAILDETDSGLDVDALRIVSEGVNRYKERENGGVLLITHYTRILRYIQPEFVHVFVGGRIVAEGGAELAEELDANGYVRFTANATAGA is encoded by the coding sequence ATGACCACCCTGGAAATCAAGGACCTGCACGTCGAGGTCGCCAACCCCGACGAGTCCGGCGAGCCCATCAAGATCCTCAAGGGCGTGAACCTCACGGTGAGATCCGGTGAGACGCACGCCATCATGGGCCCCAACGGCTCCGGCAAGTCCACGCTGTCCTACGCGATCGCGGGCCATCCGAAGTACACGGTGACCTCCGGCTCGATCACCCTCGACGGCGAGGACGTGCTGGCGATGTCGGTGGACGAGCGCGCGCGTGCCGGCCTGTTCCTCGCCATGCAGTACCCGGTCGAGGTTCCCGGCGTCTCGATGTCGAACTTCCTGCGCACCGCCGCCACCGCCGTGCGCGGCGAGGCCCCGAAGCTGCGGCACTGGGTCAAGGAGGTGAAGGAGTCGATGAGCGAACTGGAGATCGACGCCGCCTTCGCCGAGCGCAGCGTGAACGAGGGATTCTCCGGCGGTGAGAAGAAGCGCCACGAGATCCTCCAGCTGGGCCTGCTCAAGCCGAAGATCGCCATCCTGGACGAGACCGACTCCGGCCTGGACGTCGACGCGCTGCGGATCGTCTCCGAGGGCGTCAACCGCTACAAGGAGCGCGAGAACGGTGGCGTTCTGCTGATCACGCACTACACCCGCATCCTGCGGTACATCCAGCCGGAGTTCGTGCACGTCTTCGTCGGCGGCCGCATCGTCGCCGAGGGCGGCGCCGAACTCGCGGAGGAACTCGACGCCAACGGCTACGTCCGCTTCACCGCTAACGCCACTGCTGGAGCCTGA